A single window of Methylocella tundrae DNA harbors:
- a CDS encoding NRAMP family divalent metal transporter, producing the protein MTIHVANNPARSAVLDEAHVGHIRGAFGTILHHDTGPRRGWKRRLQTLLAILGPGLIVMVGDNDAGAFGVYTQAGQNYGVSLLWTLIFLIPVLYVNQEMVLRLGAVTGVGHARLIFERFGKFWGAFSVIDLFILNALTIVTEFIGVALGLGYLGLPKGLGVALSAVAVMGAVGTGDFRRFERFALTLVAGSLVLVPIFFMAHPPFGEIAYGLFVPQLPAGGKLSDVMLLVIAIVGTTVAPWQLFFQQSYVIDKRITPRFMRYERVDLWLGIVLVVIGAAAMMAFTAAAFAGRPEFGNFTDAAGVAAGLKAHAGKIAGVLFAIGLIDASLIGAAAVSLSTAYAIGDVFSIRHSLHRKVKDAKGFYAVYCGLIAIAAALVLSPNAPLGLLTNAVQTLAGVLLPSATVFLLLLCNDRQVVGPWANSRGLNIFTGAVIVALVLLSVILTASVLFPERINETAILAILGGGSVLALIGAVASGVLKRPAAATEDPKVWNREMWRMPPLLQLGPARMSRASKIWMIVLRGYLVLATALVLIRIVTLAIAN; encoded by the coding sequence ATGACGATCCACGTCGCCAACAACCCCGCGCGGTCCGCCGTGCTCGATGAGGCCCATGTCGGCCATATTCGCGGCGCGTTCGGAACAATTCTTCACCATGACACCGGCCCGCGGCGCGGTTGGAAGCGTCGACTTCAGACCTTGCTCGCGATCCTCGGTCCTGGCCTCATCGTGATGGTCGGAGACAATGACGCGGGCGCATTCGGCGTCTACACGCAGGCAGGCCAGAATTATGGCGTTTCGCTGCTCTGGACGCTGATTTTTCTGATCCCTGTGCTCTACGTCAATCAGGAGATGGTTCTGCGCCTTGGCGCGGTGACGGGAGTTGGCCACGCCCGTCTGATCTTCGAGCGGTTCGGTAAATTCTGGGGCGCTTTCAGCGTCATCGACCTTTTCATCCTCAACGCCTTGACGATCGTGACGGAATTCATCGGCGTCGCGCTGGGCCTTGGCTATCTCGGACTGCCGAAGGGGCTTGGGGTCGCGCTTTCGGCCGTCGCGGTGATGGGGGCGGTCGGGACCGGAGATTTCCGGCGGTTCGAGCGTTTCGCGCTGACGCTTGTCGCCGGCAGCCTCGTGCTCGTCCCGATTTTTTTCATGGCTCACCCGCCCTTTGGCGAAATCGCCTACGGTCTGTTCGTTCCTCAGCTGCCGGCAGGCGGCAAGCTCAGCGACGTCATGCTGCTGGTCATCGCCATCGTCGGAACGACCGTCGCGCCGTGGCAGCTCTTTTTCCAGCAGAGCTATGTCATCGACAAGCGCATCACGCCCCGCTTCATGCGCTATGAGCGCGTCGATCTTTGGCTCGGCATCGTCCTCGTCGTGATCGGCGCCGCGGCCATGATGGCCTTCACCGCCGCGGCCTTCGCCGGCCGGCCGGAATTTGGCAATTTCACCGACGCAGCCGGCGTGGCGGCGGGACTCAAAGCGCATGCGGGCAAAATCGCCGGTGTGCTCTTCGCCATCGGCCTCATCGATGCGAGCCTTATCGGCGCGGCGGCGGTGTCGCTTTCGACGGCTTACGCCATCGGGGATGTTTTTTCGATCCGCCATTCTCTGCATCGCAAAGTGAAGGATGCGAAAGGATTCTACGCCGTCTATTGCGGGCTGATCGCTATCGCCGCCGCGCTCGTCCTGTCCCCGAATGCGCCGCTTGGTCTCTTGACCAATGCGGTGCAGACGCTCGCCGGCGTGCTTCTGCCAAGCGCGACCGTGTTTCTCCTGCTGCTGTGCAACGACAGGCAGGTCGTTGGTCCGTGGGCCAATTCGCGCGGCCTCAACATCTTCACGGGCGCCGTCATCGTGGCGCTGGTGCTGCTATCGGTGATCCTGACCGCGTCTGTGTTGTTCCCCGAGAGGATCAATGAGACGGCGATCCTCGCCATCTTGGGGGGCGGGTCAGTTCTTGCTCTGATCGGGGCGGTTGCTTCAGGCGTCCTGAAGCGGCCGGCGGCGGCGACCGAAGACCCAAAGGTCTGGAACCGCGAGATGTGGCGGATGCCGCCGCTTTTGCAGCTTGGCCCGGCTCGGATGTCGCGGGCGAGTAAAATCTGGATGATTGTCTTGCGGGGTTATCTCGTCCTGGCGACGGCGCTCGTTCTCATCAGGATCGTCACGCTCGCCATCGCCAACTGA
- a CDS encoding MgtC/SapB family protein, whose translation MSIIRGFDADRLLDLCLSLVIAFLLATLIGAERQWRQRNAGLRTNVLVAVGAAAFVTLGMRINGQSGATQIAAYVVSGIGFLGAGVIMKDGAQISGLNTAATLWCSAAVGALCGVGLAAEAGVLTLAVLAGNTALRPLVNAINRAPLDELTSEATYEVHVATSPEGVGEVRDLVAEALERASYPVRQIEVFERSPEVSEIVATLVSTAVDPVELDAVAGALEQSPLVSYASWSSSSTE comes from the coding sequence GTGTCCATCATCCGCGGCTTCGACGCCGACAGACTGCTTGACCTCTGCCTCAGCCTTGTCATCGCCTTCCTGCTGGCGACCCTGATCGGCGCCGAACGCCAGTGGCGTCAGCGCAATGCGGGCCTGCGCACCAATGTGCTCGTGGCGGTTGGCGCCGCCGCCTTCGTCACGCTCGGCATGCGGATCAACGGACAGTCCGGCGCGACGCAGATCGCCGCTTATGTCGTCTCCGGCATCGGCTTTCTCGGCGCCGGCGTCATTATGAAGGACGGCGCGCAGATTTCCGGCCTGAACACCGCCGCGACGCTCTGGTGCTCGGCCGCCGTGGGCGCCCTTTGCGGCGTCGGGCTCGCGGCGGAGGCTGGCGTCCTGACGCTCGCGGTCCTCGCCGGCAACACGGCCTTACGCCCGCTCGTCAACGCTATAAACCGCGCGCCGCTCGATGAGCTGACTTCGGAGGCGACCTATGAAGTGCATGTCGCGACAAGTCCCGAAGGCGTCGGCGAGGTCCGCGACCTTGTCGCGGAGGCGCTCGAAAGAGCGAGCTATCCCGTGCGTCAGATCGAGGTTTTCGAGCGCTCGCCCGAGGTCAGCGAGATTGTCGCGACGCTGGTCAGCACGGCCGTCGATCCGGTCGAACTCGACGCCGTCGCGGGCGCCCTCGAGCAGTCGCCGCTGGTTTCTTATGCGAGCTGGTCTTCGAGCTCGACCGAATAG
- a CDS encoding TMEM175 family protein, whose protein sequence is MPETQMPGPGMSKGRMEAFTDGVIAIIITIMVLELKVPAGHDLAALAASLPVFLAYVLSYINVGLYWNNHHHLMQAVERVNGRALWANLFLLFWLSLVPFVIRWMDESDFTALPTAAYGVVLAMAAIGYFWLQREVIACNGPDSVLAAAIGEDRKGHLSLALYILAIPLAFISPWIAIALYVAVAAMWFIPDRRIEKLAQG, encoded by the coding sequence ATGCCGGAAACGCAAATGCCGGGGCCCGGCATGTCCAAGGGCCGGATGGAAGCCTTTACCGATGGCGTCATCGCCATCATCATCACCATCATGGTGCTGGAACTGAAGGTTCCGGCGGGCCATGATCTCGCGGCGCTCGCGGCGAGCCTGCCGGTATTCCTCGCCTATGTCCTCAGCTACATCAATGTCGGTCTTTACTGGAACAACCATCATCATCTGATGCAGGCGGTCGAACGCGTGAACGGCCGCGCCCTCTGGGCCAATCTGTTCCTTCTGTTCTGGCTGTCGCTCGTGCCTTTCGTGATCCGCTGGATGGACGAGAGCGATTTCACCGCTTTGCCGACGGCGGCCTACGGCGTCGTGCTGGCGATGGCGGCGATCGGCTATTTCTGGCTGCAACGCGAAGTTATCGCCTGCAACGGCCCCGACTCGGTGCTCGCCGCGGCCATAGGCGAGGATCGCAAAGGCCATCTGTCGCTGGCGCTGTATATTCTCGCCATTCCGCTGGCTTTCATCTCGCCCTGGATCGCCATTGCCCTTTATGTCGCCGTGGCCGCCATGTGGTTCATCCCCGATCGACGAATTGAAAAGCTGGCTCAGGGGTAG
- a CDS encoding chromate transporter — MKKTLADRSNPTVPAPLHEIFFAFLIIGATSFGGGVVAYLRAALVTQRGWLDEERFLSALEIAQALPGLNATNMSIIVGDRLRGPAGALLAFLGMTLPGAALVMTLGVLYASNAGNPYVNAALIGVGAAAVGMLAAVTLQIGRKQLGRPIDLAIIILTVVMVSAFHISLVIVILTVGPLAVVIYRPRRADDSKTAPE; from the coding sequence ATGAAAAAGACGCTGGCCGACCGCTCGAACCCAACGGTTCCGGCGCCGCTGCACGAGATCTTTTTCGCTTTCCTCATCATCGGCGCGACGAGTTTCGGCGGCGGAGTCGTCGCCTATCTGCGCGCGGCGCTGGTGACGCAGCGCGGCTGGCTCGACGAGGAGCGCTTCCTTTCGGCGCTCGAGATCGCGCAGGCGCTGCCGGGCCTCAACGCGACCAATATGAGCATCATCGTCGGCGACCGGCTTCGCGGCCCCGCCGGCGCCCTTCTCGCCTTCCTCGGCATGACGCTGCCAGGCGCGGCGCTGGTGATGACGCTCGGCGTGCTCTACGCGTCGAACGCGGGCAACCCCTATGTCAACGCCGCCCTGATCGGCGTCGGCGCCGCCGCCGTCGGCATGCTCGCGGCGGTGACGCTGCAGATCGGACGCAAGCAACTCGGGCGCCCCATCGACCTCGCCATCATCATCCTCACCGTGGTCATGGTGAGCGCGTTCCATATTTCTCTTGTGATCGTCATTTTGACCGTCGGACCGCTCGCCGTCGTCATCTACCGGCCGCGCCGCGCCGACGACAGCAAAACGGCGCCGGAGTAA
- a CDS encoding chromate transporter, which yields MGSPNLSVFAVFSLLSVLAVGGGSAVLPEMKALVVHGHHWLTDDQFRDIYGLGQMAPGPNMLMVMVIGYHVTGFFGAFLAFLGFFLPAGLISFAGSRIWDHFEGSPWRRSLQDGMAPLVVGLMTAGVISIGRTAIDGAATVALAAGVFLGVAFVKRVNPSLFILAGGLIGLAALR from the coding sequence ATGGGAAGTCCCAATCTCAGCGTCTTTGCCGTCTTCTCGCTTCTATCGGTGCTGGCGGTCGGCGGCGGCTCGGCGGTGCTGCCGGAGATGAAGGCGCTGGTGGTGCATGGCCATCACTGGCTGACCGACGACCAGTTCCGCGACATCTACGGCCTCGGCCAGATGGCGCCCGGCCCAAACATGCTGATGGTCATGGTGATTGGCTATCACGTCACCGGATTTTTCGGGGCGTTCCTCGCTTTTCTCGGCTTCTTTTTGCCGGCGGGCCTCATTTCCTTTGCGGGGTCGCGAATCTGGGATCATTTCGAGGGTTCGCCATGGCGCCGCTCGCTTCAGGACGGCATGGCGCCGCTCGTCGTCGGGCTGATGACCGCCGGCGTCATATCCATCGGGCGCACGGCGATCGACGGCGCGGCGACGGTCGCGCTCGCGGCGGGAGTTTTCCTTGGCGTCGCCTTCGTCAAGCGCGTCAACCCATCGCTGTTCATCCTCGCCGGGGGCCTCATCGGCCTCGCAGCGCTCCGCTAG
- a CDS encoding L,D-transpeptidase family protein, which yields MIALVAAPARAANADAAGGVAAPVNLHVQGQSSGEALSQPSRRRVKPAFLARSAAWRIAKKPAPEAFAALAQVKRLPLPAVDSPQPPAAPEYDDQPAPVIPALPESMNPAQAAPTEGLGDAQGAPDATKMTGPPPAADAAPVAADTPAPGGPVAAPPLAPLNAAVKAALEAQLKLDRDHFPGASRRREHEAVAAFYAARDFAPLWSHAGAADAEVASTLQRLDRASEDALTIKSLPVRYTASGSDEEVANADIALSEAVVAYGRQASGSRVDPHAISPLIGARPELADPSLILAIVSSSGADAGAALKNFNPPQKGYAALRAKLAELRGQRAPVARRAIIPAGPTLKVGMRDPRVPLIRARLSLDGEMEEPDEELVYDTRVASAVADFQKANGLPGSGRLTARTIALLSGGEPAQLEAEIIANMERWRWMPRDMGDSRIEVNIPDFEVTVIENGEVVSRNRVVVGKEATPTPVFSNKMQFLIVNPYWNVPQSIIKKEMMPKLAANPGYLHSLGYETIWKGGRLTVRQPPGERNALGRIKFMFPNDYAVYLHDTPSRALFDTAKRAYSHGCVRVDDPFRFAEAVLGKGWSEDHVKKLIGGKERYVNLAKPLPIHIEYFTAEVDEFGRLQLRDDVYGYSHKVKAALGLEG from the coding sequence ATGATCGCTCTTGTGGCTGCGCCAGCGCGCGCGGCGAATGCTGACGCCGCTGGCGGCGTGGCGGCGCCCGTCAATCTGCATGTCCAGGGCCAAAGCTCAGGCGAAGCCCTCTCACAGCCGAGCCGGCGGCGTGTGAAACCCGCTTTTTTGGCCAGGTCCGCCGCATGGCGCATCGCCAAAAAGCCCGCGCCCGAGGCCTTCGCCGCCCTGGCGCAAGTCAAGAGGCTGCCGCTGCCGGCCGTCGACTCGCCGCAGCCACCCGCCGCGCCGGAGTACGATGACCAGCCGGCGCCCGTCATCCCGGCCCTTCCCGAAAGCATGAACCCGGCGCAGGCCGCCCCGACTGAGGGGCTCGGCGACGCGCAAGGCGCGCCAGACGCGACGAAAATGACGGGTCCGCCGCCCGCGGCCGATGCCGCGCCCGTCGCCGCGGACACGCCGGCGCCGGGCGGGCCGGTCGCAGCGCCGCCGCTGGCGCCGCTCAATGCGGCGGTGAAGGCGGCTCTCGAAGCGCAGCTGAAACTTGATCGCGACCATTTCCCCGGCGCGTCGCGCCGCAGGGAGCATGAAGCCGTGGCGGCGTTTTACGCGGCGCGCGATTTCGCGCCGCTCTGGTCGCACGCGGGCGCAGCCGACGCCGAAGTGGCTTCGACGCTGCAGCGGCTCGACCGTGCAAGCGAGGACGCTTTGACGATCAAGAGCCTGCCGGTCCGTTACACGGCCAGCGGCTCCGACGAAGAAGTCGCCAACGCCGACATCGCCTTGAGCGAAGCCGTCGTCGCCTATGGCCGGCAGGCCAGCGGCTCGCGCGTCGATCCCCATGCGATTTCGCCGCTCATCGGGGCGCGGCCGGAGCTCGCCGACCCTTCGCTTATTCTGGCGATTGTTTCCTCCTCCGGCGCCGATGCTGGCGCCGCGCTCAAAAATTTCAATCCGCCACAAAAGGGCTATGCGGCGCTGCGCGCCAAACTGGCGGAACTGCGCGGTCAGCGCGCGCCCGTCGCGCGGCGCGCCATCATTCCGGCCGGGCCGACCCTCAAGGTCGGGATGCGCGATCCACGCGTGCCGCTGATCCGCGCAAGGCTCAGCCTTGACGGCGAGATGGAAGAGCCCGACGAAGAGCTCGTCTATGACACGAGGGTGGCGAGCGCCGTCGCGGATTTTCAGAAGGCCAATGGCCTGCCGGGCTCCGGCCGGTTGACCGCGCGCACCATCGCGCTGCTTTCAGGCGGCGAGCCGGCGCAGCTCGAGGCGGAGATCATCGCCAACATGGAGCGCTGGCGGTGGATGCCGCGCGACATGGGCGACAGCCGGATCGAGGTCAATATTCCTGATTTCGAGGTCACCGTCATCGAAAATGGCGAGGTGGTGTCGCGCAATCGCGTCGTCGTTGGCAAAGAAGCGACGCCGACGCCTGTCTTTTCCAACAAGATGCAGTTTCTGATCGTCAATCCCTATTGGAACGTGCCGCAGTCCATCATCAAAAAGGAGATGATGCCGAAGCTGGCGGCAAACCCCGGCTATCTGCATAGCCTTGGCTACGAGACCATCTGGAAGGGCGGCAGACTGACGGTGCGCCAGCCGCCGGGCGAGCGCAACGCGCTCGGGCGCATCAAATTCATGTTCCCGAATGATTACGCCGTCTATTTGCACGATACGCCTTCGCGGGCGCTCTTCGACACCGCCAAGCGGGCCTACAGCCATGGCTGCGTGCGGGTCGACGATCCGTTCCGCTTCGCCGAGGCGGTGCTCGGCAAGGGCTGGAGCGAGGATCACGTGAAAAAGCTCATCGGCGGCAAGGAGCGCTACGTCAATCTGGCGAAGCCGCTGCCGATTCACATCGAATATTTCACCGCCGAGGTCGACGAGTTCGGCCGGCTGCAATTGCGCGACGACGTTTATGGCTATTCGCATAAGGTCAAGGCGGCGCTGGGCCTTGAGGGATAG
- a CDS encoding sigma-54-dependent transcriptional regulator, translating into MSPRILIVDDDPVQRQLLEVLVHRFGYGAETAPGGEAALKRMAAANEPPIDLLILDLVMPDLDGMGVLGRLRDKNALVPVVVQTTNGSIEAVISAMRAGAVDFVVKPVGPERLQVAIKNALRLGALEDEVRRLGDKARGALSFRDIAGGSAEMERVVRLGERAAKSTLPVLLEGETGVGKELVARAIHGASDRRGRPFVMAKCGALPGDFIEPFLFGHEKGAFAGAQEKQPGKFVEAHGGALFLDDIGELPLSAQGGLLRALRDGEVDPVGSKRPVKVDVRVISATKQDLIELVKAGRFREDLYYRLNVHPIGVPTLRQRRDDIGDLARRLCARFSAEEGKRLRGLSAETLNLLAAYDWPGNIRQLENAVFRAVVLADGDELTVAEFPQIAAQVQGFDVRIPPLPELAPLPARREPELAHTGMRDQNVLALLDEGGEMRRLDQLEAEAIRFALAHYRGRMTTMARKLGIGRSTLYRKMKEYGFALTAEEPGSTDGDAAAEPRDEDAA; encoded by the coding sequence ATGTCCCCGAGAATTCTGATCGTCGACGACGATCCCGTTCAACGCCAGCTCCTTGAGGTTCTGGTTCATCGTTTCGGCTATGGCGCCGAGACGGCGCCGGGCGGCGAGGCGGCGCTCAAACGAATGGCGGCGGCGAACGAACCGCCGATCGACCTTCTGATTCTCGATCTTGTCATGCCGGACCTCGACGGCATGGGCGTTCTCGGGCGCCTGCGCGACAAGAATGCGTTGGTTCCGGTCGTCGTGCAGACGACGAACGGGTCGATCGAAGCGGTCATTTCAGCGATGCGCGCCGGCGCCGTCGATTTCGTCGTGAAGCCGGTCGGCCCCGAGCGTCTCCAGGTCGCGATCAAGAACGCCTTGCGCCTCGGCGCGCTCGAAGACGAAGTCCGCCGCCTCGGCGACAAGGCGCGCGGGGCCTTATCGTTCAGGGACATCGCTGGCGGGAGCGCCGAAATGGAGCGCGTCGTGCGGCTCGGCGAGCGGGCCGCCAAATCGACCCTTCCCGTGCTGCTCGAAGGCGAAACCGGGGTCGGCAAGGAATTGGTCGCGCGGGCGATTCATGGCGCTTCCGACCGGCGCGGACGCCCGTTCGTGATGGCGAAATGCGGCGCGCTTCCCGGCGATTTCATCGAGCCATTTTTGTTTGGGCACGAAAAGGGCGCCTTCGCGGGAGCGCAGGAGAAGCAGCCCGGCAAATTCGTCGAAGCGCATGGCGGCGCGCTGTTTCTCGACGATATCGGCGAACTGCCGCTGAGCGCGCAGGGCGGCCTTTTGCGTGCGCTGCGCGATGGCGAGGTCGATCCCGTCGGGTCAAAGCGCCCGGTCAAGGTCGATGTCCGCGTCATTTCGGCGACGAAGCAAGATCTGATCGAACTCGTCAAGGCGGGCCGTTTCCGCGAGGATCTTTATTATCGGTTGAACGTGCATCCGATCGGCGTTCCCACGCTGCGCCAGCGCCGCGACGACATCGGCGATCTCGCGCGCCGCCTTTGCGCCCGTTTTTCGGCGGAAGAGGGTAAACGGCTGCGCGGGCTCAGCGCGGAGACGCTGAATTTGCTGGCCGCCTATGATTGGCCGGGCAATATCCGGCAATTGGAGAACGCTGTCTTTCGCGCCGTGGTCCTTGCCGACGGCGATGAATTGACCGTCGCGGAATTTCCCCAGATCGCGGCGCAGGTTCAAGGCTTCGACGTGCGCATTCCCCCACTTCCGGAACTGGCGCCTCTTCCGGCGCGGCGCGAGCCCGAATTGGCGCACACCGGAATGCGCGACCAAAATGTTCTGGCGTTGCTCGATGAGGGCGGCGAGATGCGCCGGCTCGATCAGCTCGAGGCCGAGGCCATCCGTTTTGCGCTCGCCCATTACCGCGGCCGCATGACGACCATGGCGCGCAAGCTCGGCATCGGGCGCTCGACGCTCTACCGCAAGATGAAGGAATATGGCTTTGCGCTGACCGCGGAGGAGCCGGGCTCGACGGATGGCGACGCCGCGGCCGAGCCGCGCGATGAAGACGCCGCATGA
- a CDS encoding esterase-like activity of phytase family protein — protein sequence MKTQLKSPVHAAPGVWMRRGAAAIALLAFSAGGAFAQSVAFEGATFVNKGLVGAARVPSNALDEYNETLGGFGSGMALDLSSWQKDRDGGYSGVLYMLPDRGWNTQGTIDFRGRLHRFEIKLNPFYGASTASQNQLSLRYRSSVLFNGGETTGLDPAAAKPATRRFPDLPIGSDGHISVDDEAVVHPGDGTVWVSDEYGPYVYHYTLGGKLLNVIRPPEAFIPKRKDASGNLVESFSADSPPIGVTYNPDPGKPVAGRQDNQGFEGLAMSPDRKKLFVLLQSALTQDLDPANVKTTRHNTRLLAYDLRDEKPRLVGEYVVQLPLYQDQTTTKTKLLTAAQSELLALNDHQFLVLARDSSAGFTAASPASVYRSVDLIDISKATNIAGGVYDQTGGSVAPLGVLNSAITPAAYQKFLDINDNAQLNKFNLHNGLPNNANDLYEKWESLALAPVGDRKAPNDYFLFVGSDNDFITQQGRMVGQPYADATGANVDTLVLVYRVTLPTYVQPELRGGREGGHDDDRFTHFGGGGR from the coding sequence ATGAAAACCCAGCTTAAGTCCCCCGTTCACGCAGCGCCTGGCGTATGGATGCGCCGCGGCGCGGCGGCGATCGCGCTGCTCGCCTTCAGCGCAGGCGGCGCATTTGCTCAATCCGTCGCCTTTGAAGGCGCGACCTTCGTCAACAAGGGACTCGTCGGCGCCGCCCGCGTCCCGTCGAACGCCCTCGACGAATATAATGAGACGCTCGGGGGCTTTGGCTCCGGCATGGCGCTCGACCTTTCGAGCTGGCAAAAGGACAGGGACGGCGGCTATAGCGGCGTGCTTTACATGCTGCCCGATCGCGGCTGGAACACCCAGGGAACGATCGATTTCCGCGGCCGGCTGCATCGGTTCGAGATCAAGCTCAATCCGTTCTACGGCGCCAGCACCGCCAGCCAGAATCAGCTGTCGCTGCGCTATCGCTCCTCGGTCCTGTTCAATGGCGGCGAGACGACCGGCCTCGACCCCGCCGCGGCGAAGCCCGCGACCCGGCGCTTCCCGGACCTGCCGATCGGCTCCGACGGGCACATCAGCGTCGACGATGAAGCCGTGGTTCACCCCGGTGACGGCACCGTCTGGGTCAGCGACGAATATGGCCCCTATGTCTATCACTATACGCTGGGCGGCAAGCTGCTCAACGTCATCCGGCCGCCGGAGGCCTTCATCCCGAAACGCAAGGACGCCTCGGGCAATCTCGTCGAGAGCTTTTCGGCCGACAGCCCGCCCATCGGCGTGACCTACAATCCCGATCCCGGCAAGCCCGTCGCCGGACGGCAGGACAATCAGGGCTTTGAGGGGCTGGCCATGAGCCCCGATCGCAAAAAGCTCTTCGTTCTGCTGCAAAGCGCGCTGACGCAGGATCTCGATCCGGCCAATGTCAAGACGACGCGTCACAATACGCGGTTGCTCGCCTATGATCTGCGGGACGAGAAGCCAAGGCTCGTTGGCGAATATGTCGTGCAGCTGCCGCTCTATCAGGATCAGACGACGACCAAGACGAAGCTTCTCACCGCCGCGCAAAGCGAGCTTCTGGCTTTGAACGATCATCAGTTCCTCGTCCTCGCCCGCGATAGCAGCGCCGGATTCACAGCTGCTTCGCCCGCCTCCGTCTATCGCAGCGTCGACCTCATCGACATCTCAAAGGCGACCAATATCGCCGGCGGCGTCTATGACCAGACAGGCGGATCGGTCGCGCCGCTCGGCGTGCTGAACAGCGCCATCACGCCGGCCGCCTATCAGAAGTTCCTCGACATCAACGACAATGCGCAGCTGAACAAATTCAACCTGCACAATGGCCTGCCGAACAATGCGAACGACCTTTACGAGAAATGGGAAAGTCTCGCCCTCGCGCCGGTCGGCGATCGCAAGGCCCCGAATGATTATTTCCTCTTCGTCGGCAGCGACAATGACTTCATCACGCAGCAGGGCCGCATGGTTGGTCAGCCCTATGCGGATGCGACGGGCGCCAATGTCGATACGCTCGTCCTCGTCTACCGCGTGACCTTGCCGACCTATGTGCAGCCGGAGCTGCGGGGCGGGCGCGAAGGCGGCCATGACGACGACCGCTTCACGCATTTTGGCGGCGGGGGCCGTTAG